agagagaaatgggcTCAGGGACCCATCCTGCCCAAGCAGAGAGCATTTCTGAGGCTGGGCAGCCTGAACAATTAGAAGTGATGAGGAGCATCTAAAAATAGGGATTTGTAAATGTCAGGCTGGCGAGTGGCTGGGGCACGTGCTGgaggacagagcagctctgcaggctgcctgtgttCCTGTGTCCTCAGGCAGGACAGGGATCTTGGCTGATCCTGGCTCCCTGGGAGCTCCCCAGAACTGCCTGATGGGGGTCAGCCTGGACAGCCAGCACCAGAGGCATCTTCTGGCTGTTTTATCCtgacaggagctgcagaggatcccagctctgctttgcgTGGGGGATACCAGGCTCTGAACACAGGTGATTTTCCCCTGGCTTTTGATAGGAGTAAACATCAGCAGAGGCCTGAGGCCCCATGGATGATGCCAGCCTCAGGatctgggtgctgtgctgccaaAACCACCTCAGCTGTTCAGTCCCCCTGTCTGTGCAGACATGGGggcctgctggcacagggacacccagcagaTGTGAtcccctccatctcctgcaCGCCTGCCAGCTTCTCCCTCATCCCCAGAATCCCACCTGTCCCCAGCGTGCCAAAAACTTGCTTCAAACAGCTGGGAACAGAggtttatttggaaaaataatccAGATTGGGGCAGATTAGTGGAAACATGTCCTTCCCCatctgcctgggcactgctgtgccagctccctgaggggctgcctggagccaggcttggggaacacacacagggattTTGGcctgccccctgtgccccctggccaggctgcgtgtccccagcccctgtccctcagGAGGAGCCCCCTGATCCCTGGTGGTGTCACCTCCAGCCCCCcttgctgctggggacaggtcTGTGCTCAGCCAGGAACGCCCATCTCCCAGAAACATccacaggaaaacaggagaaaCCCTTCCTGCCAATCCCCCTTTCTTTGGCAGAGATGAACCACCCCTGAAGCAGAGGAAGGACAAACTGAGCACTGTCCTGGGTGTGGTGATCCCGAACCACCAGTGCTTCAAGTGAACCCTGCTGAGGACTGAAATCCATTTCTGTGAGGTTTTTCCCTGTGCAAGCTATCAGGAGCTCCACCCTGCTCTGttcgtgcctcagtttccccaagGTATGACGGCAGTGTCCCTGTCTTGCTTTTCCTAAAGGAATCAATGAAAAGCAGAGGgtgtttttcctccctctgaaGGTTTGGGTTAATTTgtgaggagggaggaaggaatgtGAGGACTAAGGAGCCTGGTGTGTAGGTTCTGAGGGGTGAAGTTACTTGGGCAGAATTAATTCTCattaattctgtgtttctgtaagGACAAGGCAGCTTGTGGCTGATTTTCTTCCCTGCCCCAGTGCAGGAgcaccacagccctgtgctcagcaaggACAAGGGTgatgctccagcccagctctttCTCCTGGATAAATCCAGCTGCCATCACCACACAGGGAGTTTTGGTCTCTTCTGCACTAAAGAAGAACCACACTCAGCCtctttcctgcagccctgggcaccaccTTGGGCCACCAGGGATACCCTGGTTTGGTGACAGGAGCACCTGAATGTCCCCAGGATGTTCTGGGGGCTgggtgcagccagggctgcccacccacatcccctccccagccaaGCCTTCCTGCCCACCCGCTGGATCGGCCCAGGGAACCTCTGAGCTTTGGAAaataaggaaggaaaagcacatCTCAAAGCCTGTGCTGGTTGCAAAGCACCAGTGGCATTTCATATGCAGGGCataaaaatagacattttttggcttttttcccccctctgttTTGGTGATGAGACACTGCAGGGGGCTCTGAGCATGCTTTGCTTGGTTCCCATCACGGCTGCTGTTTCTATCCTGCATTTCCCTTGGCTCCAGGAAACGCTGGGGTgactctgtgctcctgccatgAGCTCGGGACACTGGGAGGTCCACGTTCCTTCATGCAAAGGGACTGCATGCAAACATGATGGCATCTGGGCTTCTCCAAACACGGGGCGGTCTTTGAGAAGCCAAAAAGCACATTCTGAGTCTCGGCTCAGTGACAATGCCCTAATCCAGAGGTTCCCTACTCCTGCTCTTTGTCATGTGTGGAGTATGTGCTGTACAGAATAATATTGATGCTAACAAGCCACAGGAACTGTGCTCCCACAGCTTTAGCTTTTCCCCCATCCTACCCCCTGCCTGAGTCAGGAGGGCCAGGATGGTCTGAACCTTTTGGTGCCAAAAGGTGACGTGTCCTCATCCCTGGGCACCAAAAGCCAccacctccctccctctggcCTCAGGAAAAGCTGGAGCCACCAGCTGCCCACACCAGCCACCCCTTCAGAGAAAGGGCTTTGGGGTCAGGGAGTGTTTGGCCACTTCTCCTTTTGCCTGGAGGCGATTTCCTTCCCGTTATCTATCCCAGAGCTTGGTGCCTGCTGCCAGACTGGTGCGGTGTTCCCTGCTCCAACATCTCCCTTCTTTCTCCCTGCTTCCTCTGGGcttctccctgctccaacaCCCTCCTTGTGCCCGCAGAGCCCTCCAGGATTCTCCCTGCCCCATGTTCACCCTCCCCACCTCTGTCCTCATGAACGGATGGTGGAGTCACAGCTGGGGTGTGCCCTGCCAGATGTGCAAACCCACCCTGCTGGCCCCTTCCTTTGCTCGGGGGCTGCGGTTTGGCTGCACTGGGGTGGGAAAGGGAAGTGGGTGAAGGTGAGGGCAGGCTGAGATTTCTCCCCTTGTAGCTGGCTGCATGGAGTGACAAGGTGGCACTGGAGCCCACAAGCTCCTACAATGGGGGAAAAACCTGAGGAAAAGGTCTTCAAAATGCAACAAGTTTCACGAGGAGCTGAGCCGTGGGGATCTCAGGATTCCCGAGGAGCCAGGACAGAGGGgagccagctccctgctcagaaCATCCAGGAAAATCATTGCGATTCCCAGTGCTGTAActcaaacacagcccagccGCAGGCTCTGCTCCCGCTCTCCCTTCCCAGCCGCCCCACCTCGATACCGGGATTTGAAGGGCAGGAatttcaaaggggaaaaatgcaaaGGATCGCGCACCAGGCTGCATCCCTCCCGGAGCCTCCAGGCATGGAAGCAACCGTGCTTTCCACCCGGCAGCTGAGCGCACACGCACCCGGGCTCCAGGACCGCAGCTCCCGCGGAAGTCTCACTTCGGAGCCAGCACACCGGGCACCGGCTGCTCCCGAGCATCCCCGGCAAACGCCCCGGCACGGCTGGAGGCAGCCGCGCTCCCCGCATCACCCTCCCGCTGTGGGGAGAGGCAAACGGGCGCCTCAAAATGCAGCGCTCCGGTTTTCATCCCGGCACCGAAACTCGGCATTTTTTAAGATGCCACATTCcaaaagctgcagcttcctctggGGAAGCCCCGCAGCCGGAGATGCTCGGCGCGCCGGCACCTCGTGAATGAGGGACCAAACCACCCGGGAGAGAAAAATTGCTTTAGAAAGCTGTTACCTGGATAATTTTCCCgagcccctgtgctgctgccagggaaggatcTGTGCCCAAGCCACACAAAACCCCCCTGCATGTTTGGCCACCAAACCAGCTCAGCGAGCGAAGTTCCTAAGCACCGATGAAAGCAGAGGAGCGCAGagctcccctcccctgccaAACCGAGCACAGTAACTTCGCCTCAGCCGCGGGGATATTCGGAAATCGTTTGCAAGGAGCTTTATAGAAAATAGACGATGGAGTGGGTGCAGCTTTCGATATATTTGCTCTAGGATATAGTAACAGGCACTAAAGCAAACACGGGCAGGGGAATTAGGGCGGGAGCCTCTGCTTGGCTCGTTGTAAATGACAAAGTGCCGAGACAGCCAGGTCTACGCTACATTCTAGAGTCAAAGGGCTGCCCGCGCGTGCCCCGGGGAACATGCACGCAGCCGGCGGAGGCGTTTCCTACAGCTGCATCGCCTTGTGCCTAGAACGAGCTGGAAATGTCATTGAACAAGACCTAATGGATAAACGGGCTGGGAAAAGCACGCCACTTCCCGGGGGGGAGCAGCTGGACgttttctcttctttgcagcgaaaagaaaagggaaaaaaataagaaattaagtTAAACTTTGCGCCTGTCAAATAGAAATCTAATAGGAAAGAGAGCTGTACATGGTCAAGTCAAGTCGAGAATCCAGGAACGTCCAGGACAGTTTCAGGTACTGCCCGCGGCTTGTCGGGCTGCGCCAAGCAAACACCCGAGTGCGAGTGCCGAGCCGCGCATCCCGCCTGCCGGAGCTTCCCAGTGGAAGCTTCTCGGTGCTCCGGGGCCGAGCCGGGCGTGCTCCGGGGCCCAGCCGGGCGTGCTCCCCGCCCGAGGACACCGCGATGGGGGAACGGTCCAGCCTGGCGCCCTGCGGGAACCCGCCGGGTCGGAGAGGGCGCGGCAAGGGGGAGCCGGTCCGGAGCCCTCCAGGGAGGTGCACCCCGCTCTGGGGCACCCCGAGGCCGGCTCGACGGTGgtgccgcggggccgggccggtgcCGGGGTGCGCTCAGAGGCCGGGCCGGAGCCAGGGTGCGGTCGGAGGCCGGGCCGGTGCCGGGGTGCGCTCGGAGGCCGGGCCGGTGCGCTCAGAGGCCGGGCGTGCCGGCGCAGCGCGGGTCGGCGTCCTGCTCGTAGCGGTAGTGGTATCCCTCCATCTGGTCGCGGCAGGCCTCGCGCAGGTTGTGCAGCCAGCGCTTGATGCCGCGGCGGTTCAGGTAGAGCACCATGAGGAAGACGACGCCGATGAGCGCCAGGACGATGCCGAAGAAGACGTAGGAGGCGGTCTCCAGCTCGGCGGGCTCGCCGCCGTCGCCGCGGGCGCAGGCCAGCGCCTCGGGCCGCAGGCGGAGCAGCGCCGTGCCCCGCagcgccgccggccccgcgcaCCGCAGGCTCCGCGCGTCGAGCACGCGGTTCGCGGCGGCGCCGCGCAGCCAGGCCAGGAAGGGCCGCAGGCCGCAGTCGCAGCTCAGCGGGTTGGAGCCCAGGCTGAGGCGCAGCCCCCGCAGCTCGGGAGCGTCCAGGCTGCGCAGCTCGGCGGCCGCCAGCCGCTGCAGCGAGTTGTTGCGCAggtccagctcctccaggccgGGCGGCAGCAGGGCGGCCGGCAGCGCCTGCAGCGCGTTGCCCGCCAGCTCCAGGCGCCGCAGGCTGAGGTTGCGCAGGGCCAGGGCGAGCTGCTCCTCGAGCGGGGCCGCCAGCAGCGCCTGGTTCAGCTGCAGCGTGCGCAGCAGCGGCGCCCCGGCGAAGGCGCCGGCGGCCACCGAGAGCAGCGGGTTGTGGCTGAGGTCGAGGGTGCGCAGGGCGGgcaggccctgcagggccatGTCTTCGATGGTGTGGATGTTGTCGTGGCGCAGGCGGAGCAGGCGGAGGTCGCGCAGCGGGCGGGCGGCGAAGGCGGCGCGGGACAGGACGCTCAGGTTGCTGCCGGCGATGCTGAGGTTCTGCACGGCGGCCGGCAGCTCCCGCGGCGGCTCCTCCAGCCGCTCGTAGCGGCACTGCACCAGCTCCGGGGTGGCCACGCAGTAGCAGGCGGACGGGcaggcggcgggggcggcggcgggcggcacGGCCAGCGGCAGCAGGGcgagccccagccagggcagccagcgcggcccgccgcccgcccgccgcgcctGCCTGCGGGCCATGCTGCCCCCGCGGGCatgcagcggggccggggccgccggggGGTCGCGCCTGCCTCGCCGCACCCCCCCCGGGCCGAGCTGCCTCCGGCGCCGCGCCCGCACACGGCGGCTCTGCCGGCAGCGCCGGGCGCGCCGCTGCCCAAATCGGGCCGGGGGGGTGGAAGGGGAGGAgagcgaggaggaggagaaggaggaggaggaggaggaggaagaagagaagggGACAGGTTGGGGCTGCCCGGCGCTGCGCGATGGGCTGGGGAGCGCCGCGGGCGGCGGCCGTCGGGGGGAGCTGAGCCGCGCTGGGCTGAGCCGGGCTCGGCACCGAACCCACCGAGCCCCCGCCAGAGCTGCGGGCTCCTGGGGGCTGCACGGGGCTGCCGCGGCCCCCTTGCCGCCCGAGGAGGGATCCGGAGATGCCGCGGTCCCCGCCAAGCCCGGGGAGGATTTGGAGGCTGTCCCGGTCCTTTCCCAGCCAGGTGGGCGTTGGGGGCTGCTGCGgggtgccccccagccccggggagGGAATGGGGGCTGTCACGGGGGCTCTTCATCCCAGGGAGGATTCGGGGAGTTACCTCCGACCCCTTCCAttccagggaggagctggggggttGTCTCAGCTCGCCTCCGGCCGCGGAGGATCCAGGGGCTGTCCCACTCCCCTTCCAGCCCCGGTCCCCATTCCCCGACCTACCCCACAAGCCAAGcaccccacagcatccctgagcatTGCAGGGTTATCTCCCACTGCTTCCAAGCCTGCTTGGTCCCCGCCGGCATCccggggctgcccagggctggggggcacggggggatcACAAGACCCCAGGGCACGGAGGGTGGTGTTGGGGTGGGCACGGGATTTTTGGATGCTGCAgcgaggcacagccagggactgGGAGCGCTGTGTTCAGAGccagatgcagcagcagctggatccCCTTCAGTGCCTAAATACCTCCATGGACCTGGGCTGGGGTCACATTAAATAACCCCATGCTGGGCACACAGtcccagaatggtttaggtgggaagggaccttgaagtgcatccagtgccaccccctgccgtggcagggacaccttccactgtcccaggctgctccaagccctgtccagcctggccttgggcactgccagggatgggggtcTTGTGGATCTTGGTTTTTCTTGTCCTCCCTGTCTTGATCTCTCATCCTGACCTTTTCCCCATAGTATTTCTCCTCTTACTGGGGTTCCTTTCCCCAGAAGCTCTCCTGAACTTCACAGGGGCCAGGTGAATCGTGGATACTGCTGTGACTGGgtgccttgagctgctgctgaccaCCCTGTGCTGCGCTCCCAGAAATTGGGCAAACTCTGTATATTTAAAGTGGCGGTGTCTAACAGCAGCCAGAGAAACCAAGGGAGCCTGTGGAAGGGTGGGGCAGAGAAACAGACCTGGGAGCGTGCCAGGAACTGTGGGCCATCACATCCTGAGGTGTGGGGCAGCATCCACGGCCGATGAGTGGGGAGAGCCAGGTGTGCAGTGGGTCGTGctgagccagcactgcagcactccCAGATGGAGCCTCCTCTCTCCCAAAATAGCGCTTTGCAGCCCATTTATCACATTTAATTGCTATATATAAGGAACTGGTAGCACTCTGGAAGACAAGGCAGCGGGTGGGTGAGGTCAGGCCAGGTGAAGCAGGTCCTGGCAAGTCTCACCAGCCGGGCTGCGAAGATCCAGCACCTCCCAGTCCTTCTCCAGGCTCCTCggaccaggagctgccaggaaaaAAGGCAGGCACCTTCCCTCCTGGTCCAGAAACCATAAACCATGGCGGCTGAGTGATGCTGGAGGTTGTGGGAGAGCATGAGGCTCTCTGCAGCTGACCCCTTTGACTTTGAAGGGTGGAGATGCTCCAAGGTTTGAGGGAAGGAGATACTCCAAGGTGTTCAGGGCTGTTCTGCAGCAGGGTGGCTTTGGGGACGTGGGGGCTCCTGCCTGGTGGCACCGTGGTGACTCCCTTGCCTGCTGCAGACGCCCTGGGcttccccagggcagagctgtgagccttggggagcagggcagtgccagggtgtgCAGCAGCTCCCCGGCTCCCACGCCCACCCCAGCTTGGTGTTACCCATTCCCGGCTGTCGTGCTGGATCCTGGAGCCCCTCAAACACGCTGGGTGCAGACCTTCAAACCCCTGGCGGGCTCGGATCGATTTGAGGGCCTCCTCCACCATCCCCCCTGACCATAATTCTGCATTTGAGGCAGCATTGAAGACTTCCTGTGGTTAAAGGCCGGGAGATTGCGTCTGCCATTGCCATGTCTCAGGATGAGATTAGGTCAGGCTGATGTGATTTGTTCCTACAATTCCATACAGACCGTTACTCATTGCCTCGTTATCTTCTGGATGCTTCCAAGGAGAATTGATTGCTTGTGCCATGTCTGGTGACCTCTGTCAGGCCACCTGCTCTGTGACATCGCTTCTCTCACCCCTCATCAGCGGTGGCCCAGGTTATTTTGGGTTTTGCACCCTGGGGATGTGCAAGCACAGCTCTGGTTCCTCTCCCACCGTGTCCCacactggttttttttgctgctggtgctgctcatgTTTGCAGATGGCTTTCTAGTGAAGGCAGGAACAAAAAGGCAGTGAATGCTTTGGCTGGTTCCTTCTAGTGGTAGAGGGCATCAttccttccctctccatccctctgtgtttcctgctgctgcaaacTGGGGCTGAAGgctctcctcatcctcctctgggCAGAGaatggatggagagcagccctggggagaaggaccTAGGGGGTGTTGGTGGGTGAAAAACTCGACAGTTTTCAGCAGGGGAGGGGATTCTGTCCCTGTGAGACCCcgggtgagaccccacctgcagagctgccccagccctggggacacagcagcagcagcagcagcacctggagctgctggagagagcccagaggaggctccagggctgctccagggctggagccaggctggcagagctgggggtgctcacctggagaggagaaggctccagggagagctcagagcccttgcagggcctggaggggctccaggagagctggagagggactggggacaagggatggagggacagcacacagggaatgacTCAGACTGACAGAGTAGGTGTAGATTTGGTGTTAGGAAGGAattgctccctgtgagggtgggaggccctggcacagctgtggctgcccctggatccctggaaatgtccaaggccaggctggaccctgggacttggagcagcctgggacagtgggaggtgtcacTGCCAACACTGCAGCATTTGAACCCAGCCCCTGACCTTTGCTCAGCCaatgctggcagcagcatccctttaAAACACACGCCTGTGACACTGGAACTGCTCATTTCCCTGAAGGAGCATGCTtggaaaaatgctggaaaataaggaataatttttttgtttcccataTAAAACTGTTGgaaattacatttctttcacttcaaaaaaattcttccaCCTCTATTTGGAGAGGTTTGGCACTGAAGTCCTGGTTTTGCCTTGTCCTAAGTGATTCTTTCCCTCCCTTGCTCACACCCTCTTGGGATTACAAAAGGTTTAGAAATCTGCTTTTAAGCCAAAATGGGAGCGTGCCCAGGCTCAGGGTGATGGAGGCCGACTCCCAGATTTTGTGTCTTGctccagggatggtgctggggctgcaggtcaGGCTGGGCCTGCCTGGTCCCATGGCCAACCTGTTTCCCTGTGGCCTGGCAGAAATTGccttccccagcaccagcagataaaaagagggaaatccaagccaggccaggctgggctgacaAAAGCAGATGGGGACAGCACATCCGTGTGGGTTGTGGCTGGCCATGGTTATCCCTGCAGGAAGAGCTCATCCCTGGGGTTGGCAGAGGCTCACTGCTGGCCCGGTGCTCCACGCCgccccctcctccctctgcaTGGCTCCCGTGGTGTCCGTGTGTCCCAGCTGGCACCAGCCAGGCCCCATCTGTCACTTCGGGAATGGGGTGGCTCCTTTTGGTGGCCCAGGCACCGCCAGTgccgctgctgcagcccctgtaATGGATTCCCTGAGCTGGAACTGGACACGGCGGAGCTGCTTGGTGCATGTTTTCAGATGGTATCAGAGCTGTTGCATTTAAACATCGCAGGCTGGCCAAGGCAGGGCCAGGGGGCTGCTCCTCGGTTGTGGTCACAGCCCTatggagccaggagctggttCCTGCAGTGGCGGAGGAATGGGAATGCCGTGGATCAGGACCCCCTGGAGACACCAGGGTGGTTTTTCCACCCCAAATAAGTGggaccctgcagtgctgggctgtgctggcttcCCTTCCAAGGGAATAGGGCTTTGGGAGCCCAAAGCCAGGCTTGGctttgctgtgcccagggcccAAGGGAGAGAAGGCCACCCCGGCCCAGCAGGAGAACAACAAATCCCTCATGGCGAAGCCGCGGgatgcaggaggggagggatggcCCctcctgagcccgggggtgttTGACTGCTCTGCTCAAACCACGGCATCCAAAGGAGAGGGCGCCCTCTCCCCCGCCGCCCGCAGCGCCCCGTGTGTGCTGGGAATGCTCTATAAATACATGGGCAATAAATAATGGATAACCTGGATGGGCATTAAAGTGTAAACAGGAGGTGAAGGGCTCTCTCCCATTACCGGTCCCCCGAGAGCCACGCGCAGCCCTCTCTCCAAGCCCTGCTTGATGCTCCTCCAACTGCAGAGCCCTTAGTCACAGCAGTGACAATATCATAGATCAGTGGCTCCAGAGTTggcaaaaacaaaccaaaaatagtCCGGAGGGCAGAGGCTTCCTCCCGATGGCGTGCTGGATTCGCCTGCATCAGCGTTTTTGGCTGCGATGCTCCTCTGCCTGCATGGGCTGACCCTCCCAAGGAGTCAGAGTCCtcaccctggcacacagccagGGAGTGCCCCTGATCTGGGAGGCTCTATCCTCCTTGGATGCAGCTGAAGCATTGGGCCACGCCGGCTGGATATGGTCCCCAAAAGTCACTGCCCTGTGGCTGAAGGTGGCCCTATTCCCAGGCTGGGGGGGATTGTCCCCGTTGTCACAGATGGTCCCAAGGGGTGGCATGGACACCCACCTGATGTGCAGAGAGACAAGGGGATTACATGCATTTATGGATGTGACATGGGATCATCTGTGCAGGAGACTTGTGCTGGGAGTTGAAGGAGGGGCTGGTCACAGGCAGGCAGGGTTTGCACAGCACGGGGGGTCCTCACAACcccaaataaaagcaaactgtCCTGGTACCAGCTGTTAATGATATTTCCCAGGGTCCACCATCCTCCTGGAGAGGAGaacagggtgctcagagcagctgtggctgcccctggatccctggaatgttcaaggccagactggacagggcttggagcaccctgggatagaggaagatgtccctgcccatggcagggggtgcgactggatgatctttaaggtcccttcccacccaaaccgttctgggattctgtgatttgcgTATTTGAGCTgctaaaagcagaagaaaaacaccCCCACAACATGCCATGTGCATTGTATTTCCTGGATCTGCCCAGCCATCCCCAACGCCAGGGCCCCTCTGCAATGGCGAGAGCGAATCTGTTTAATAAGACAACCTGGGCCATGAAGATATAGTCCAAAAGGACAACAAATGGGATTGTTGGAGTGCAGGGACCAGGCACCTCTGTCCACCAGTGATCCCCCTCTCCCACCCTCCTCCCTGAGCCCTTCAGGCCTGTTTATCCTCCTGCATTTCTTTGGAGAGCTGCTGTTTCCTGCTTTTCAGGGTGTCCAACCCGCTTGCAGAGTAGGAGGTGTGGGTTGGGGCCAcgctggtgctgagcagaggctgagcaggaTGGCAGTGGAGCCCATGGGGGAGCTGAGCTTTATTCCCAGGTGGTGGCTGATGCAGAGCTGCTCGAGCATCCCAAATCCTCCAGCCAAGTGGAAGCCAAGGGGGTGATGCAGTCAGAGAGCAGGCAGCTGACGGCTGCGGAGCTCCCCCCACTGCTCCAGCATGTGCTTCCCTGGGTGCTTTTCACTGCCAGCCAGCTGAGCTCCTCGTTACTACACCGAGCAAAcggaaaaatgtaaatttccCCAGGCTTggaactgggggggggggggtcacaaTTACTCACGCTGGAGCTGACAATTAATAATGGAGATCTGACAGATTACATGCTCACCTGGGATAGTGCACAGCACCTGGAGAATATTAAATTAACGCTCACAGACACCCTGAGCTTGGAGCTCTCAAGTGCTGGTTTTGATGCCTGATGGCAGAGCTGAACCCAGAGCTCCTCCTGTGGGCATGGTGAGGGCAGGACGTAGAAATTCCTCAGGGAATTTCTGTCCTCCAGCTGCTGAAGAACGGTGATAGGACCTGGTTTTGCATAATTCAGGTGACATAAATAATCTCCTGAGtctagaggggaaaaaaagggcagGCCTGGCCTTGCCAAGGTCCTTTTTGCAGAAGGTGACTGGGGGTGACCCTCACCAGTCccagtcctgctctgggcaAATGGGACCTCCTGGGAGGCAAGGAGAGCCCAGTGTAAGAGCTCAGTCCCCCAAAACCCCGACATTATAGCTCAGCCTTTTTTCCTCATCCCCCACGGGCAGCAGCCctttggtggggtttgggtcAGCCTGGGCTTTGGTGGGAGGGTGTGtgtgcagcacccagcagctcctgtgcagggaACCTGGCCCCAGCATGGGAGTTCTTCCTGAATCCCTGAGGAACTGAAAGCCCCCACGCCTTGGTGGCCATTTCTGAGTCACGGCAGAGCCCACTGGGATGTTTCAGAGTCCTGCCTGCAGAGAGGATGCTCAGGGGGAGAAGCAGAGCCCAGTGCTCAGCTCAGGATGATAAACAACTCGCCGTGGGGACCTTCCAgcttccctgctgtggcagggctgtAAATAGTGTGCTTTGGGAAGCACCAGTGCATTAGTGAGGGCTGTAAAGCACCGGGGCttggctgggcactgctggctgaaaaaacccagcagcaaaAACTCAGCCAGAAAAACGCTTCCCATCTTCTTTTACGAACCACAGCAATCTGCTGGCTCAAAGGGCACTTTAGGAGATTCATGAACTGAAGCCCAAACCAGGCAA
The nucleotide sequence above comes from Molothrus aeneus isolate 106 chromosome 2, BPBGC_Maene_1.0, whole genome shotgun sequence. Encoded proteins:
- the TPBGL gene encoding trophoblast glycoprotein-like: MARRQARRAGGGPRWLPWLGLALLPLAVPPAAAPAACPSACYCVATPELVQCRYERLEEPPRELPAAVQNLSIAGSNLSVLSRAAFAARPLRDLRLLRLRHDNIHTIEDMALQGLPALRTLDLSHNPLLSVAAGAFAGAPLLRTLQLNQALLAAPLEEQLALALRNLSLRRLELAGNALQALPAALLPPGLEELDLRNNSLQRLAAAELRSLDAPELRGLRLSLGSNPLSCDCGLRPFLAWLRGAAANRVLDARSLRCAGPAALRGTALLRLRPEALACARGDGGEPAELETASYVFFGIVLALIGVVFLMVLYLNRRGIKRWLHNLREACRDQMEGYHYRYEQDADPRCAGTPGL